The Lysobacter gummosus genome includes a region encoding these proteins:
- a CDS encoding pyridoxal phosphate-dependent aminotransferase: MTLATKLPKVGTTIFTVMSQLALEHQAVNLGQGFPDFDVPERLIEALNRAMREGKNQYAPMTGIPALRQAIAAKTEACYGYRPDADSDITVVSGASEAIFDAIHAVVRPGEEVIVLDPCYDSYEPAIDLAGGVAVHVPLDPRTFAVDWDRVRAAVTPKTRMLMINSPHNPSGAMFDADDIARLGELLHDTGIWLLSDEVYEHIVFDGRRHESVLRYPQLRERAFVVSSFGKTYHCTGWKIGYCIAPAALSAELRKVHQYNSFCSFAPAQWAFAEMIEAEPEHYLGLGAFYQDKRDSFREQLLTTRLKPLPVPGGYFQLVDYSEVSDLADAEFCRWLTVDKGVAAIPLSPFYESPPHGQRLARLCFAKNRATLDAAIKRLVAL; encoded by the coding sequence ATGACGCTAGCCACCAAGCTGCCGAAAGTCGGCACCACCATTTTCACCGTGATGTCGCAGCTCGCACTCGAGCACCAGGCCGTGAACCTCGGCCAGGGCTTCCCGGATTTCGATGTCCCCGAGCGCCTGATCGAGGCCCTCAACCGCGCCATGCGCGAGGGCAAGAATCAGTACGCGCCGATGACCGGCATCCCGGCGTTGCGCCAGGCCATCGCGGCGAAGACCGAGGCCTGCTACGGCTACCGCCCCGACGCCGACAGCGACATCACCGTGGTGTCTGGCGCCAGTGAAGCGATATTTGACGCGATTCATGCGGTCGTGCGTCCGGGCGAAGAAGTGATCGTGCTCGATCCTTGTTACGACAGTTACGAGCCGGCGATCGATCTGGCCGGCGGCGTCGCCGTGCACGTGCCGCTGGATCCGCGCACTTTCGCCGTGGATTGGGATCGGGTGCGCGCGGCGGTGACGCCCAAGACCCGCATGCTGATGATCAATTCGCCGCACAACCCGTCCGGCGCCATGTTCGATGCCGACGACATCGCCCGGCTCGGCGAACTGCTGCACGACACCGGCATCTGGCTGTTGTCCGACGAGGTCTACGAGCACATCGTCTTCGACGGCCGCCGCCACGAGTCGGTGCTGCGCTATCCGCAGCTGCGCGAGCGTGCCTTCGTGGTGTCCAGCTTCGGCAAGACCTATCACTGCACGGGCTGGAAAATTGGGTACTGCATCGCACCGGCCGCTTTGTCGGCCGAACTGCGCAAGGTCCATCAGTACAATAGTTTCTGCAGTTTCGCCCCGGCACAGTGGGCGTTCGCGGAGATGATCGAGGCCGAGCCCGAGCACTATCTGGGGCTCGGCGCGTTCTATCAGGACAAGCGCGATAGTTTCCGCGAGCAACTATTGACCACCCGGCTCAAGCCGTTGCCGGTGCCGGGCGGGTACTTCCAGTTGGTGGACTACTCCGAAGTCAGCGATCTGGCCGATGCCGAGTTCTGCCGCTGGCTGACCGTGGACAAGGGTGTGGCGGCGATCCCGCTGTCGCCGTTCTACGAGTCGCCGCCGCACGGACAACGATTGGCGCGGCTGTGCTTCGCCAAGAATCGGGCCACATTGGACGCCGCTATCAAGAGGTTGGTCGCACTTTAA
- the virB11 gene encoding P-type DNA transfer ATPase VirB11, whose product MDSDNSPIAQVSNDFLEYQYQVLGILEYMSSPDVTEICINRPGELYLETRAGWERLEVPSLTFDRARQFCTAVVNESNTGQRITDADPVVSLTFPTGQRAQFVIPPACDSGKVSITIRLPSKHSKTLQQYQEDGFFEQILETTASVSEHDRELLEIRAQRNYAEFFKKAVQYKKNIVVAGATGSGKTTFMKSLVGHIPDYERLVTIEDARELFITQPNVVHLLYSKGGQSTSNVTAKSCMEACLRMKPDRIILAELRGDESFYFIRNCASGHPGSITSCHAGSTAQTWDQLSLMVKASAEGSGLEFAVIKRLLQLTIDIVVHIKAHAGQRYITGIDFSPERQLAAN is encoded by the coding sequence ATGGATTCTGATAATTCACCGATCGCGCAGGTTTCCAACGACTTCCTGGAGTATCAGTACCAGGTGCTCGGCATCCTGGAGTACATGAGTTCTCCGGACGTCACGGAAATCTGCATCAACCGGCCGGGCGAGCTGTACCTGGAGACCCGTGCCGGTTGGGAGCGTCTGGAAGTGCCGAGCCTGACTTTCGATCGGGCCCGGCAGTTCTGCACCGCGGTGGTCAATGAGAGCAACACCGGGCAGCGCATCACCGATGCCGACCCGGTGGTCTCTCTGACCTTTCCGACCGGCCAACGCGCCCAGTTCGTGATCCCGCCGGCCTGCGACTCGGGCAAAGTCTCGATCACCATTCGTCTGCCGTCCAAGCACAGCAAGACCCTGCAGCAGTACCAGGAAGACGGCTTCTTCGAGCAGATCCTGGAGACCACCGCATCGGTCAGCGAGCACGATCGCGAGCTGCTGGAAATCCGCGCCCAGCGCAACTACGCCGAATTCTTCAAGAAAGCGGTGCAGTACAAAAAGAACATCGTCGTCGCCGGCGCCACCGGCAGCGGCAAGACCACCTTCATGAAATCGCTAGTCGGTCACATTCCTGACTACGAACGGCTGGTCACGATCGAAGACGCGCGTGAACTATTCATCACGCAGCCGAATGTCGTGCACTTGCTCTACTCGAAAGGTGGACAAAGCACCAGCAACGTCACGGCCAAGAGTTGTATGGAAGCGTGCCTGCGCATGAAGCCGGACCGGATCATCCTGGCCGAGTTGCGCGGCGACGAGTCCTTCTACTTCATCCGAAACTGTGCGTCCGGTCATCCAGGTTCCATCACCAGCTGCCACGCTGGCAGCACGGCGCAGACCTGGGACCAGCTGTCGCTGATGGTGAAGGCCTCGGCCGAGGGGTCCGGCCTGGAGTTCGCGGTGATCAAGCGTTTGTTGCAGCTGACGATCGATATCGTCGTGCACATCAAGGCCCATGCGGGGCAACGCTATATCACCGGCATCGACTTCAGTCCGGAGCGTCAACTGGCGGCGAATTGA
- a CDS encoding virB8 family protein produces the protein MFGKKNVTPQVENAIAKAANFEVTVADMARRSEKRAWIVAFTSIVMALILAGGYFYFLPLKEKVPYLVMADAYTGTVTVARLRDDFSENSITSSEAINKSNISHFVMARESYDYSQIGDRDWATVFAMGSPYVTKSYENVYLGSNPQNPITLFGKSKTIRVRILSIQLHAAAGDSAVKTASVRFQRSLFNKESGTQLPIDSKIAAIEYTYKSNLKMDETNRVLNPLGFQVTSYRVDNDYAPSPPAAPEFPVGSPPAAGGVPAAAAAAAAPAIDPATGQPIPGAAPAPAAYPPGTVPPQQPGVAPQPGVAPQPGVAPQPGVAPAPNPASPAGAPTAPAPAPTGTANGVSTR, from the coding sequence ATGTTCGGAAAAAAGAACGTAACTCCGCAGGTGGAAAACGCCATAGCCAAGGCGGCCAACTTCGAGGTCACCGTTGCCGATATGGCCCGGCGCAGCGAGAAGCGCGCATGGATCGTCGCGTTTACGTCCATCGTGATGGCGCTGATCCTCGCAGGCGGCTATTTCTACTTCCTGCCCTTGAAGGAAAAGGTCCCGTACCTGGTCATGGCGGACGCCTACACCGGTACGGTCACGGTCGCGCGGCTGCGCGACGATTTCAGCGAGAACAGCATCACCTCCAGCGAGGCGATCAACAAGAGCAACATCTCGCACTTCGTGATGGCGCGCGAATCCTACGATTACTCGCAGATCGGCGACCGCGACTGGGCGACGGTGTTCGCGATGGGCTCGCCCTACGTGACCAAGTCCTACGAGAACGTGTACCTGGGCTCGAACCCGCAGAACCCCATCACCTTGTTCGGCAAGAGCAAGACGATCCGCGTGCGCATCCTCAGCATCCAGTTGCATGCCGCCGCCGGCGACAGCGCGGTCAAGACCGCTTCGGTTCGCTTCCAGCGCAGCTTGTTCAACAAGGAAAGCGGCACCCAGCTTCCGATCGACAGCAAGATCGCGGCGATCGAATACACCTACAAGTCCAACCTGAAGATGGACGAGACCAATCGCGTCCTCAATCCGCTGGGCTTCCAGGTCACCAGCTACCGCGTGGACAACGATTACGCGCCGTCGCCGCCGGCCGCTCCGGAATTCCCGGTCGGCTCGCCGCCCGCCGCGGGCGGCGTCCCGGCTGCGGCTGCGGCTGCGGCCGCGCCGGCGATCGATCCGGCCACCGGCCAGCCCATCCCGGGCGCGGCACCGGCTCCGGCCGCGTATCCGCCGGGCACCGTCCCACCCCAACAGCCCGGTGTCGCGCCGCAACCAGGCGTTGCGCCGCAGCCAGGCGTCGCGCCGCAACCCGGCGTGGCGCCGGCCCCGAATCCCGCCAGTCCGGCCGGCGCGCCGACGGCACCTGCACCCGCACCGACCGGTACTGCGAATGGAGTCAGCACCCGATGA
- a CDS encoding TrbI/VirB10 family protein: MSQNMPPNQPGQPEGNNGTPQEGGSYGYAGANPYYGQQGGAADAPDLDANAPMLKSADVQRLNRKALLFLGAIVLLLLAAAFFLLKSATSGNEEPKKVDEEVVNVPEAPVGTQSTPLPPLPPPTVAADPIGMVPPLPPEQAESQGTVAEAEPRDRGPSLLERRMAGEVGSSGGGQGGENSAMTPSQQYLAMVAAQNGQGGQAAQPEKPEVASAQPLYNPDTLLLRGTYIRCIMETRIVTDIPGFSSCVVTEPVYSVNGRRLLLPKGSKVSGRYQGNAGDLKRVAVLWDRITTPTGLDVNMASPGIDGLGGAGIPGQYDAHWGSRIASALLISLISDAFKYAAAENGPESTTVTQGGTVITQPYESNTARAMERLANQALDKSVNRPATVTVNQGSVVNIYVAKDVDFSSVLR, translated from the coding sequence ATGAGCCAGAACATGCCTCCCAATCAGCCGGGTCAGCCCGAAGGAAACAACGGCACTCCGCAGGAAGGCGGCAGCTACGGCTACGCCGGCGCCAATCCCTACTACGGTCAGCAGGGCGGCGCGGCAGACGCGCCGGACCTGGACGCCAACGCGCCCATGCTCAAGAGCGCCGACGTACAGCGGTTGAACCGCAAGGCGTTGCTGTTCCTCGGCGCTATCGTGCTGCTGTTGCTGGCGGCCGCGTTCTTCCTGCTCAAGAGCGCTACCTCCGGTAACGAAGAGCCGAAGAAAGTGGACGAGGAAGTCGTCAACGTGCCGGAGGCACCGGTAGGCACGCAGTCCACGCCGTTGCCGCCGTTGCCGCCGCCGACCGTGGCGGCCGATCCGATCGGCATGGTGCCGCCGCTGCCGCCGGAACAGGCGGAGTCGCAGGGCACCGTCGCCGAAGCCGAACCGCGCGATCGTGGTCCGAGCCTGCTCGAACGCCGCATGGCGGGCGAGGTGGGTTCCTCCGGCGGTGGCCAGGGTGGCGAAAATTCGGCGATGACGCCCAGCCAGCAGTATCTGGCGATGGTCGCGGCGCAGAACGGGCAGGGCGGTCAAGCCGCGCAGCCGGAGAAGCCGGAAGTCGCGTCGGCTCAGCCGCTGTACAACCCCGACACGTTGTTGCTGCGTGGCACGTACATCCGCTGCATCATGGAAACCCGCATCGTCACCGACATCCCGGGCTTCTCCTCGTGCGTGGTGACCGAGCCGGTGTATTCCGTCAACGGCCGTCGCCTGCTGCTGCCGAAGGGCTCGAAGGTGTCCGGTCGTTACCAGGGCAACGCCGGCGACCTCAAGCGCGTGGCCGTGCTGTGGGACCGCATCACCACCCCGACCGGCCTGGACGTGAACATGGCCAGCCCGGGCATCGACGGCCTCGGCGGCGCGGGCATCCCGGGCCAGTACGACGCGCATTGGGGCAGCCGCATCGCTTCGGCGCTGCTGATCAGCCTGATCAGCGACGCGTTCAAGTACGCGGCGGCGGAAAACGGCCCGGAAAGCACCACCGTCACCCAGGGCGGCACCGTGATCACCCAGCCCTACGAGAGCAACACGGCGCGGGCGATGGAACGTCTGGCTAACCAGGCGCTGGACAAGAGCGTCAACCGTCCCGCGACCGTCACCGTGAACCAGGGTTCGGTGGTGAATATCTACGTCGCCAAGGACGTGGACTTCTCCTCGGTACTGCGCTGA
- a CDS encoding type IV secretion system protein VirB3 — translation MHKNVLFRGCTRPPMFLGVPYVPFVFGAGSCLLITFYANMYFIVLLPVVIFIMRQMARRDEMIFRLLGLRLQFRFRMRNLQQHQGMWVFTPNYYRNPGDKKS, via the coding sequence ATGCATAAAAACGTGCTTTTCCGGGGCTGTACGCGCCCGCCCATGTTCCTGGGCGTGCCGTACGTCCCGTTCGTGTTCGGCGCGGGCAGCTGCCTGCTGATCACGTTCTACGCGAATATGTATTTCATAGTTTTGCTGCCGGTCGTGATCTTCATCATGCGTCAGATGGCGCGTCGCGACGAAATGATCTTCCGCCTGCTCGGCTTGCGGCTGCAGTTCCGTTTCAGAATGCGGAACCTGCAGCAGCATCAGGGCATGTGGGTGTTCACGCCCAACTACTATCGCAACCCGGGCGACAAGAAAAGCTGA
- a CDS encoding lytic transglycosylase domain-containing protein: protein MLPGIELTNCTGLAVPHEVMHHVVRVESSFNPYAIGVVGGRLVRQPKTLPEAVATVRMLERRGYNFSLGVAQVNRYNLGKYGLDSYEKAFEVCPNLQAGSRILAECYQRSQDWGKSFSCYYSGNFVTGFRHGYVQKIYASMRGNQALGAGVEAIAVIGDPKQPSSGMKAATMAPAAAAIYAPARRSGSSRMDALIASRVREPDTAATQAAASALVAASAQPSNLAAAMPMAAPPAPMAPVAAAVPQPQQPVTVSLVRPGVTSNAPAQKTPSQGGDQAFVF, encoded by the coding sequence ATGTTGCCCGGTATAGAACTGACAAATTGCACGGGCTTGGCGGTTCCGCACGAAGTGATGCATCACGTCGTGCGCGTGGAATCGTCCTTCAATCCCTATGCCATCGGCGTGGTGGGCGGCCGTCTGGTGCGCCAGCCCAAGACTCTGCCCGAAGCGGTCGCCACCGTGCGCATGCTCGAACGCCGTGGCTACAACTTTTCCCTTGGCGTCGCCCAGGTCAATCGCTACAACCTCGGCAAGTACGGCCTGGATTCCTACGAGAAGGCCTTCGAGGTCTGCCCCAATCTGCAAGCCGGCTCGCGCATCCTCGCCGAGTGCTATCAGCGCTCGCAGGATTGGGGTAAATCCTTCAGCTGTTACTACTCCGGCAATTTCGTCACCGGGTTCCGCCACGGTTACGTGCAGAAGATCTACGCCTCGATGCGCGGCAACCAGGCCCTTGGGGCCGGTGTCGAAGCCATCGCGGTAATCGGCGATCCCAAGCAGCCTTCCAGCGGCATGAAAGCGGCGACGATGGCGCCGGCCGCGGCCGCGATCTATGCACCGGCCCGCCGTAGCGGTTCCTCGCGCATGGACGCGTTGATCGCCTCGCGCGTGCGCGAGCCGGACACCGCCGCGACCCAGGCCGCCGCTTCGGCGCTGGTGGCCGCGTCCGCTCAGCCTTCCAACCTTGCCGCGGCGATGCCGATGGCAGCCCCTCCGGCGCCGATGGCGCCCGTGGCCGCCGCCGTGCCTCAACCGCAGCAACCGGTCACCGTCTCGCTGGTAAGGCCGGGCGTGACCAGCAACGCGCCGGCGCAAAAAACGCCCTCGCAAGGCGGCGACCAGGCTTTTGTCTTTTAG
- a CDS encoding type IV secretion system protein, producing MDIHTVSLGAGSLLDWMDMQTAALQNMEFFTLIKDHLDKMILKFQTNLLKRVGQLIGAVAATVVTLWIVVQGFRIATGQSREPMMALVVNSLRSVLIVGVALTTAVTANTTYGALTDGVSHVIRETVTGRDDDGPYADMDQVLAILQAGLDLVGSVDVGEDVMTNDTKNKAMNMIGVGLGGPVIMAMIAMMLNKIAMALFIGMGPFFILCLLFDQTKALFQKWLFYGLATMMSMAVLIVMTTISIDLILAVGAAFWVTELIPGVGDKESIMNLALQQGGLGTILSALIITAPPMAGAFFNGVMGQFSPYNAFQPASGGNNYPAPGQQYPQQAPPVAQAPRESGVHQGRRMS from the coding sequence ATGGACATCCACACCGTATCGTTGGGGGCCGGTTCGCTGTTGGACTGGATGGATATGCAGACGGCGGCTCTGCAGAACATGGAGTTCTTCACCCTTATCAAGGACCATCTGGACAAGATGATCCTGAAGTTTCAGACCAACCTGCTCAAGCGGGTAGGGCAGCTCATCGGCGCGGTCGCGGCCACGGTGGTGACGTTGTGGATTGTCGTGCAGGGCTTCCGCATCGCCACGGGCCAATCGCGCGAGCCGATGATGGCGCTGGTGGTGAACTCGCTGCGATCGGTGTTGATCGTGGGCGTTGCATTGACGACAGCGGTGACGGCGAACACGACTTACGGCGCGTTGACCGATGGCGTATCCCACGTGATCCGTGAGACGGTGACCGGGCGGGACGACGACGGCCCCTACGCGGACATGGATCAGGTGTTGGCCATCCTTCAGGCAGGCCTCGATCTGGTCGGTTCGGTGGATGTCGGCGAAGACGTGATGACCAACGACACCAAGAACAAAGCGATGAACATGATCGGCGTGGGGCTGGGCGGGCCAGTCATCATGGCGATGATCGCGATGATGTTGAACAAGATCGCTATGGCCCTGTTCATAGGCATGGGTCCATTCTTCATCCTGTGTCTGCTATTCGACCAGACCAAGGCTTTGTTCCAAAAATGGCTGTTCTATGGTTTAGCGACCATGATGTCGATGGCCGTATTGATAGTAATGACCACGATTTCGATCGACCTGATATTGGCGGTAGGTGCGGCATTCTGGGTGACAGAGCTGATACCGGGAGTAGGCGACAAAGAAAGCATCATGAACTTGGCGCTGCAGCAGGGTGGTCTAGGAACGATTCTGTCGGCCCTGATCATCACCGCTCCACCGATGGCGGGTGCGTTCTTCAATGGTGTGATGGGTCAGTTCAGTCCGTATAACGCGTTCCAGCCGGCCAGTGGTGGCAACAACTACCCGGCGCCGGGACAGCAGTATCCGCAGCAGGCTCCCCCTGTAGCGCAGGCGCCCCGTGAATCAGGCGTTCATCAGGGCAGGCGAATGAGTTAA
- a CDS encoding TrbG/VirB9 family P-type conjugative transfer protein, with protein MNCLRKHSLIALFLLAVSGLALPASAQVVQEYEYESNRIYQVRTGLGITTQIELSPSENILDYSTGFSSGWDLSRRDNIFYLKPKNVDVDTNMMIRTTTHSYILELKVVATDWRVLEQAKQAGVQYKIKFVYPNGTEFSAAKEASEEDQPMTELNTRLDKNRLYNFDYQYSSRKKQSWLVPSNVYDDGQFTYVKISGLKNLPTGNFPAVFGRERESGEDFVVNTTVEGNTIVVHGTYPYLIIRHGNNVVGLRRKKQK; from the coding sequence ATGAACTGCTTGCGTAAACACAGTCTGATCGCCCTGTTTTTGTTGGCGGTCTCCGGTCTGGCCCTGCCTGCCTCAGCGCAGGTGGTGCAGGAATATGAGTACGAATCCAACCGCATCTACCAAGTGCGCACCGGCCTGGGCATCACCACCCAGATCGAACTGAGTCCGAGCGAGAACATCCTCGACTACAGCACCGGTTTCAGCAGCGGTTGGGATCTGAGCCGTCGCGACAACATCTTCTACTTGAAGCCGAAGAACGTTGACGTCGACACCAACATGATGATCCGGACGACGACCCACTCGTACATCCTGGAACTGAAGGTGGTGGCGACCGACTGGCGCGTGCTCGAGCAGGCCAAGCAGGCCGGCGTGCAGTACAAGATCAAGTTCGTGTACCCCAACGGCACCGAATTCTCCGCGGCCAAGGAAGCCAGCGAAGAAGACCAGCCGATGACGGAGTTGAACACGCGGCTCGACAAGAACCGCCTGTACAACTTCGACTACCAATACTCCAGCCGCAAGAAGCAATCCTGGCTGGTGCCCAGCAACGTGTACGACGACGGCCAGTTCACCTACGTCAAGATCAGCGGGCTCAAGAACCTGCCGACCGGCAACTTCCCGGCGGTGTTCGGACGCGAGCGCGAAAGCGGTGAAGACTTCGTCGTCAACACCACGGTCGAGGGCAACACCATCGTGGTCCACGGCACGTACCCCTACTTGATCATCCGTCACGGCAACAACGTCGTCGGTCTGCGCAGGAAGAAGCAGAAATGA
- a CDS encoding TrbC/VirB2 family protein — MNSNIYFKNFLSAFAMATAFVVLLMLPEVGFAQTDAKSRVSNFFTNLNSLLNIASIAVVTIAVIFAGYKIAFAHSKISDVAPVLIGGFLIGASAQLAKMVIPDDSKLNEGGKAVVHMILQNYA, encoded by the coding sequence ATGAACTCCAACATTTATTTCAAGAACTTCCTGTCGGCCTTCGCCATGGCCACCGCTTTCGTCGTCCTGCTGATGCTGCCGGAAGTCGGCTTCGCTCAGACCGACGCGAAGAGCCGTGTCAGCAACTTCTTCACCAATCTGAACTCGCTGCTGAACATCGCCTCGATCGCCGTCGTCACCATCGCGGTGATCTTCGCCGGCTACAAGATCGCGTTCGCCCACAGCAAGATCTCCGACGTCGCCCCGGTTCTGATCGGCGGCTTCCTGATCGGCGCTTCGGCCCAGCTGGCCAAGATGGTCATTCCGGACGATTCCAAGCTGAACGAAGGCGGCAAGGCCGTCGTGCACATGATTCTGCAGAACTATGCATAA
- a CDS encoding VirB4 family type IV secretion/conjugal transfer ATPase — translation MFTPDTPISEFIPLSTHVAPTVLKTTGGDFLMVWRLGGLPFVGREEWELEHRHNTFNRLLQTLRAPDFTNVAFWVHDLRRRRRIKTENKFDQLFNQDLSDGYFASLSAQKLMQNELYLTMIYRPIVGSKRFVEKSTSTQRLQDQQDEAINKIQELAGNVEAVIKDYAPVRLSMYEAKNGIVFSEALEFFGYLLNRLDEPVPVLSAPVYNYLPVSRLTFSAKSGDFVVTTPTGANHFGAILNIKEFAEGTYPGILNGLKYLDFEYVITHSFSPMGRQDALKALDRTKGMMVSSGDKAVSQIVELDYAMDQLASGNFVLGEYHFTFAVYAESQEKLSAQIASARAELSNAGFVSAKEDLAVTASFYSQFPGNWKYRTRLANVSSLNFLGLSPLHNFATGKQHNNPWGDSVTTLQTTNGQPYYFNFHATHPAENSLGEKAIANTMVIGKSGTGKTALINFLLSQVQKLKPTPTIFFFDKDRGAEIFVRACGGNYLALDNGQPTGFNPFQCENTEENVQFLSDLIKVLAAKTQYSAREDEDIHRAVENILDTPVHLRSMTNLQKSLPNMGDDGLYARLRKWTAGNSLGWVFDNPVDTINLEKANIIGFDYTEVLDNAEVRVPVINYLLHRLEQLIDGRPLIYVMDEFWKILDGGGALKDFAKNKQKTIRKQNGLGIFATQSPEDALASDISASLIEQTATLILLPNPNASRDDYIEGLKLTDAEFEVVRSLDERSRCFLVKQGHAATVCQLNLRGMDDALAVISASTDNIEIMHSVLEKAAIKAGVTQDNLTPEQWLADFYANRKGSGKGKAVSAEARTERA, via the coding sequence ATGTTCACACCCGATACCCCCATCAGCGAATTCATCCCGCTGTCCACGCATGTGGCGCCCACCGTGCTCAAGACCACCGGTGGCGATTTCCTGATGGTGTGGCGTCTGGGCGGTCTGCCGTTCGTCGGCCGTGAAGAGTGGGAGCTGGAGCACCGCCACAACACCTTCAACCGGTTGCTGCAGACCCTGCGCGCGCCGGATTTCACCAACGTGGCGTTCTGGGTGCACGATCTGCGCCGCCGCCGCCGCATCAAGACCGAAAACAAGTTCGACCAGCTTTTCAACCAGGACTTGTCCGACGGTTACTTCGCCTCGTTGTCGGCGCAGAAGCTGATGCAGAACGAGCTGTACCTGACGATGATTTACCGCCCGATCGTCGGCAGCAAGCGTTTCGTCGAGAAGTCCACCAGCACGCAGCGGCTGCAGGACCAGCAGGACGAGGCGATCAACAAGATCCAGGAACTCGCCGGCAACGTCGAGGCGGTGATCAAGGACTATGCGCCGGTCCGCCTGAGCATGTACGAAGCCAAGAACGGCATCGTCTTCTCCGAGGCCCTGGAGTTCTTCGGCTATCTGCTCAACCGCCTGGACGAGCCGGTACCGGTGCTCAGTGCGCCGGTCTACAACTATCTGCCGGTCAGCCGCCTGACCTTCTCGGCCAAGAGCGGCGATTTCGTCGTGACCACGCCGACCGGCGCCAATCATTTCGGCGCCATCCTCAACATCAAGGAGTTTGCCGAGGGCACCTATCCCGGCATCCTCAATGGATTGAAGTATCTCGATTTCGAGTACGTCATTACCCATTCCTTCAGTCCGATGGGCCGTCAGGACGCGCTCAAGGCGCTCGACCGCACCAAGGGCATGATGGTGTCCTCCGGCGACAAGGCGGTCAGCCAGATCGTCGAACTCGACTACGCAATGGATCAGCTGGCCTCGGGCAACTTCGTGCTCGGCGAGTACCACTTCACCTTCGCCGTCTACGCCGAAAGCCAGGAAAAGCTCTCGGCGCAGATCGCCTCCGCGCGCGCCGAACTGTCCAACGCCGGCTTCGTCTCGGCCAAGGAAGACCTGGCGGTCACCGCGTCCTTCTATTCGCAGTTCCCGGGCAACTGGAAGTACCGCACCCGCCTGGCCAACGTCAGCTCGCTGAACTTCCTCGGCTTGTCGCCGCTGCATAACTTCGCCACCGGCAAGCAGCACAACAATCCTTGGGGCGACAGCGTCACCACGCTGCAGACCACCAACGGCCAGCCGTACTACTTCAATTTCCACGCCACTCATCCGGCCGAGAATTCGCTCGGCGAGAAGGCCATCGCCAACACTATGGTGATCGGTAAGTCCGGTACCGGTAAGACCGCGCTGATCAACTTCCTGCTCAGCCAGGTGCAGAAGCTCAAGCCGACGCCGACCATCTTCTTCTTCGACAAAGACCGCGGCGCGGAGATCTTCGTGCGCGCCTGCGGCGGCAACTACCTCGCCCTCGACAACGGCCAGCCGACCGGTTTCAACCCGTTCCAGTGCGAGAACACGGAGGAAAACGTCCAGTTCCTCTCGGACCTGATCAAGGTGCTGGCCGCCAAGACCCAGTATTCGGCGCGCGAGGACGAAGACATCCATCGTGCGGTCGAGAACATCCTCGACACGCCGGTGCACCTGCGCAGCATGACCAACCTGCAGAAGAGCCTGCCCAACATGGGCGACGACGGCCTGTATGCGCGCCTGCGCAAGTGGACCGCGGGCAATTCGCTGGGCTGGGTGTTCGACAACCCGGTGGATACGATCAACCTGGAAAAGGCGAACATCATCGGGTTCGACTACACCGAGGTGCTCGACAATGCCGAAGTCCGCGTCCCGGTCATCAACTATTTGCTGCACCGTCTGGAGCAATTGATCGACGGACGCCCGCTAATCTACGTCATGGACGAGTTCTGGAAGATCCTGGACGGCGGCGGCGCCCTCAAGGATTTCGCCAAGAACAAGCAGAAGACCATCCGTAAGCAGAACGGCCTGGGCATTTTCGCCACGCAGAGCCCGGAAGATGCGCTAGCCAGCGACATCTCCGCTTCGCTGATCGAACAGACCGCGACGCTGATCCTGTTGCCGAACCCGAACGCAAGCCGCGACGACTACATCGAGGGTCTCAAGCTCACCGATGCCGAATTCGAAGTGGTACGCAGCCTGGACGAGCGTTCGCGCTGCTTCCTGGTCAAGCAGGGCCATGCGGCGACGGTGTGCCAGCTTAATCTGCGCGGTATGGACGACGCTCTGGCGGTGATCTCGGCTTCGACGGACAACATCGAAATCATGCATTCCGTCCTGGAAAAGGCCGCCATCAAGGCGGGCGTCACCCAGGACAACCTGACCCCGGAGCAGTGGCTGGCCGATTTCTACGCCAACCGCAAGGGCTCGGGCAAGGGCAAGGCGGTCTCCGCGGAAGCACGGACGGAGCGGGCCTGA